Below is a genomic region from Sander vitreus isolate 19-12246 chromosome 15, sanVit1, whole genome shotgun sequence.
ttcagacccctttactTTTGCAAACTTTGTTTTGAAGATTtaattttaaattgttaaaattgccACTTTTGCTCCATCAATCTGAACTTCATGACCGATAAAGAcgttgaaaacattttttcagaaatctttgcaaatgtattaaaaatcaaaaactgaaatgtagataagtattcagacccttttgCTGTGGCAATCCAATTTGTGGTCAGACAGATGCATCCAGTTTTATTTATCCTTATGATGTGTCTAGAACCGGACTGGAGTCAGTCTGTGGCAAACTGAATTGATTGGACATAGTTCAGAAAGGTACCCACTAGTGTAAATAAGGTACTACAATTCCCAACCAACGCCCAGACTTAAACCCCATAGAACAACCGTGGAGAGACCTGAAGATGGCAGTTCACAGATCTGCTTTTGCTCAACAGATAGCAggcacaacatgaaacttcaCAATTTACGCAGTTTTTGCCAGCCCAGTtttaagggggaaaaaaacacctaacttgaatatttaattattttggaCCAAAAGTATTAAACGTGTAGATAAGTTAAGTGTCCTTCTGTTGGAGAACTTTTTGCATCTCACTTTAGAATTTGCGCTTTTATTTTGGACGATTCAAACCGGAAGTCATATTGTGGCAGCTAGCGAATAGGTCTCGTTTAGCTAGATTAGCAGTTGAGTTTATCTTCTTTTTATCCAGCTAATTTACTAACgttcatgtttttgtgactCTCCGGAGACATGGATACCACAATGTTTCAGCTGAGGTCGTTTGTTCATCAGCGGCTGTATACAGCGGCAGAGGAGATCCTGGGAGAGGTGGAGAAAActataacgttagctttgtacgAAGCCGAAGTTAGTCAAACTAAACAGGAGGTTGGAAGTCTGCGACATCAGCTAACGATAGACCTTCAAAAGAAATCAGGTTTGTCCTCGGTACATGTGTTGATAAGTAGCGTTttggtctcgcattgccagaccaacCTCTATATTTAATTAGTAGTGCAGTGGTTACGTTATATAGCTAAGGATGTTGCTGTActgtcatggatgtattaggaGAATGGGTAACGTTACTGTACCCGATTTTATTTTTccaggatggcgaaggcatatatactgtctatgatatTTCTACTACTGTTGCAGCAGAGTAGGGtttacctctgattggcttaccctgacaTTTTTACCCaaaccaatcccactcctcttgaGCTCTGCTGCTGCAGTAGTAGAATTATTTTAAAACTGCACAGCTTTATATCAGAGTTTTCATATTGTGTGCATCTTTTAGAAAATTACTATTTTGAAATGGAAACATTACAGGCTGTTGGTACCTTTTGCTCCTGTCTCTTTGGCAGCTGCAGAGCCTTCACTGACCATCAGCCCAGTGGGACGTGGAGATGAATGTGATGCCCCACTGCTGCAGGAGAACACAGGTCCCTCGACACCAGAAGAGTCCAACTTTAGTCTTGGTGCTGATGTGCCGGGACCCTCTCAAACCAGTGCAGATCCGGACAATAACAACTGGAACTACTGCTTGGTTCAGACAGACTTTAGGATTTTGGAgataaaagaagaacaggaggAACTTGGGGATGACAGTCAAACACAAGAGATGGTTTTTCCTTCTCCGGAAATTGTGAAAAGCGAGCCAGAGACACAACTATCATATGAAATGCAGCCAGTTTCTTCAGACTGCTCTGCACCTCAGAGTGAGAACAATGGCAGTGATGAGGATTTGGTTCCCAGCAAAGAAGAACAGACCATAACaatgaaaaggaaaggaaagatgtTGCATGGACAAAGTGGCAACGTTAATGAGAAGGCAGCATTGCCTCATGACAAAAGTTCTGCTAAAAGTGAAAAGGAACGCagtttttgccatttttgtgGCAAGGGATTTCAGTACGTCGGCTCTTTGATgaagcacataaaaacacatgagAACAACTTTGATTGCACGGTTTGTGGGATGACATGCCAGTCAACAGAGCAGCTGATAACTCATGTGAAAAGTCATAACAAAACGCATTTTTGTGACGCTTGTGGCAAGACTTTTGCCAATATCCGTAGTCTCCGGCTGCatgaaaaaatacacacaggcaTAAAAGAGTTTGTCTGTCAAGAATGTGGTAAGACATTTTACCGAAGAGAACATCTGATTGTGCACGTGAGAACCCATTCTGGGGAGAAACCTTATCACTGTGATATTTGTGGAAAATCATTCAGTCAGAGCCAGAACCTTACAATTCATAAAAGAAGTCATTCAGGGGAGAGACCGTATCAGTGTGGCCTGTGTGGCAAACTTTTTAATACTAGCAGtcatctcaaaacacacatgaGATACCATTCAGGAGAAAAGCCGTATTCGTGTGATATTTGTGGTAAACATTTTCGCCAAAGCGGACAGATGACTAGACATAGGACCACACATACAGGAGAAAGGCCATATGGCTGCCATGTGTGTGGTATGAGATACAGGTTTGCACCTAATCTGAAGGTGCACCTGCAAATTCATGAAAAGGCAGCCTCCGAGTGAAAAAGGTTACATAACCAGACGGCCATCTCAGGGCTCAATTacaaatcatatatatatatatatcggtaagttagatttgttttgaagagTAATTGAAAGAGCTACTttacagaaaaaacagaaaaaaaacaacctaaataTGTTCATAAATCTCTTTAGGTTTCTGATTCTGGATATAATTTAGACTGCTGCAATACAGTATGTTTGGGACTTAATCAAGATGGTTATCTGATCCGCACAGGtaataaaaacaactttcaCTTTGACCATCAGACTGCAGAGCAGCATCTCTGGAGCTGCGCTTTTTCACAGTCCATGTGTGGTTTGTGTATACTGTTTtgtgtcatttgttttaatgGTAAAACCAAATTTCCACAtgggggggacaataaagtttattgTGCTGAAAACTACTACTTTTCAAAATGGTGACGGGGATTACTAGAATGTCATGgtctttgtttttaaatgaaacagaatttaaaaaatgtgaacttcaaataagtgaaatacaaataaaattttCAGAGAAAtttgcaaattaaaataaagaaaaatcacattttcttgGCATTCAGCAACTACAATTCCCATGAGGACTCTTGACAGCAGTTATTTAAGATTCATGGGATATGTTATTGAATCCAACAAAAATAACTGGACTGTTAATATTGGTTAATATTCTACACATTTATCTTAGTATATGGACAGAAAACCCACGTTCAGGTTTTCAGAAacgatgaaaataaaaacagtgaatCATCTTTAATACACGATCTTTCAAACGCTCGTCACGTGACGTAAATCCATGGTTATCGTGCTTGCAGCATTGTTTCCTGACACATCTTTGCACCGAGGACACCACAATGATTCAGCTGAGGTCGTTTGTTCACCAGCGGCTGAacacagcagcagaggagaTCCTCAGAGAggtggaaaaaaatgataacGTTAGATTTGTACGACGTTCACTGACCAAAAGAAGAGCCCCGCAGTCAGCGTAAAAATCGGGACATTCTGCACCAGATATCAGGTTTGGGTCTTGGTAGTTCTACTTTTATTAGAGATGTACGAATGATTCTGAAGCTTGTTTCGTTCCAGTGAAGCGCCCTGTTTAGTACATGTGTTGGAGCACGACGCTGAAGTTGGCTTCCGATTCGCAGCTTCCGATTCAGCAGGGAAACATAACTTACGTTGCTGAGTGACTGATCCTTTGTTGTCTGAACCTCTTACTGTATTGAAAGCGTGTCATTAaggtaaattattaattatttctaaaacatacttttagatttgtgaaagctttaaGGCCTTTTTACAGTCGCCTCAGCCGACCTGCTGCGCGCCaatgtgatgtcaaaatgacgtagatctcgctggcgcccaggattttgagtgcattgtcactgcccgatgtcagtcgagtgcagatgtgagttgcgcatgcgtcactttgagGCAAGTAGCCTACAACAACCGAgaacattgacgtcaatgctgctgccagttctgccattgtttacctttttcttcttcttcttctagtccgtagaagcaaagtcggtagcatttcctcattagcgccacctctgttcaggagaagactgcaactagtgtcgcaaccaccacgcgcgagtataaacagttagggcgctcccatgacgtcacattggcgcacAACAGGTCGGCTGCGGCGGGTATACCGGACGCATTATTGTCTTTATGAGAACACAATAAAGGGAGATTtcacagttgttgtttttttcaaatgtagaCCACATTAGACCAAgtccagatccaaaaccactacacctagacttgtcaaatctggactaaattatcccagagaggctaaatattcttaaaaacacagtttcagatttgtgaaatctttattctttttgtgaaaaagcaATAAAGTGGGATTTCCCTGTTCTTTTTCATATGTAGACCACATAagaccaggtccagatccaaaGCCACCATACCTACACTTGTCAAATCTGGACTAAATTATCCCAGAGAGGATAAAGattcttaaaaacacattttcaaatttGTGAAAGCCGCAATTAAGGGGGATTTCCCTGTTCTTTTTTATATGTAGACCTAGAAGTCTAGGTGTAGGGGTTTTGGATCTGGTCTACATATGAAAAAAGACTAAGCCTAAACTACACCAATAAGGTACGTTTAGGTTTTACTGTACGTGAGCAAAAATGTGTAGGCTTTTTGGATAGTTAATTCTCTAATTTACTGTAACATATTAAACAATACCATCTACATTTAATGCAGCAATTCTAATCAATTGTATTACAGATTTAATAATAACACGCAGGCTTGTTGAACTCTTATTGCAcataaaagactaaaactacCAAAGAAGTGTTCGGCCGTCTTAAAGGGCTGCTATTTTTGCAAGCCACCAGGTgtcactgtgttttctgtgttcgAAGCCCCAAAGCTTTGAATATCGGACGACCCAATGCTTGAGCAAAGAGGATATGACGCCATTGACAGGCGACCAAATGTAACAGACCGTTATCTTGAATaaaattacagtaaatgtagttactttttctgtttttttaattaaaaaatatgaatcgatttttggaattctatgaatcaattttgaattggtagagcttgaatcgcaattcgaatgtgaatcgattttttttttacacacccCTGGAATATACCTTTTTAAACGATGATCTAAAAAGGTGTGGATTAATTCTCTGTCAATCAACAAACTAATCTATTAATTGACATAATATTGAAATAATGATTTCAAATCAATCCAAAGTTCCCTGTTAAGTAAATGTTGCTTCCATCTCCACTAACTGGAAAGGAAGTGCTGCAGGAGACCTCAACACAACCCTCCATACAAGAAGAGTCTAACCTGAGTGTGGCTGAGGTCCCCTTCCCCTCTCAAACCAGTGCAGATACAGATAACAATGATGGGAACTACTGCTTGGTTCAGACAAACTTCAATATGTCCAAgataaaagaggaggaggaagttgGAAATGACTGTGAAACACAGGATGTTATTTTTCCTTGTCCTAAAGGTGTGAAAAGTGAGCCGGAGACACAAGTGTCTTATGAATTGCAGCCAGTTTCTTCAGACTGCTCCGCATCTCAGAGTGAGAGCAGTGGTAGTGATGAGGATAGGGTGCAGAGCATAGGAGAATGGACAAAGATGAAAAGACGAAAAGTGAAGgttttgcaaaaacaaaatggcagcGCGAAGAAGAAAGGTCCAGCGGCGTGGCCTGATGGAGATTCTTCTGCTAAAAGTCAAAAGGAGCGCAGGGTTTGTCCTATATGTGGAAAGGGTTTCCAGTCCATCCGTCCTTTCATGAAGCACATGAAAACACATAGGAGGACAAGTGAGTCTACAAAGGAGCTTCTAAGACATTTGCAAAGTGCTTACAGCAAACGCCTTTTTTGTTATGTGTGTGACAAGAACTTTACCAACCCCGGGTGTCTAcaagtacataaaaaaatacacacggGGATCAAAGACTTTAAATGTCAAGACTGTGAAAAAAGATTTGTCCAAAAACAGCACCTGAATGTGCACACAAAGACCCACTCGGGGGAGAGGCCGTATCACTGTGATATTTGTGGAAAAGCATTCATTCAGAGCCAGAACCTCACAGTTCATAGAAGGACACATACAGGAGAGAGACCGTATCGTTGTGGATCATGTGGGAAACTATTTTACACCTGCGGTCATCTCAAAGCGCACATGAAGCGTTtttcaggagaaaaaaaacctcctCTTGTGACATTTGGGGTAAAAAGTTTTGCCAAAGGGGACAGTTGATTCGACATAAGAATGTTTGCACACAGCAGGGAACGTAAAGTAACCTCTACATATATGATAACATTTCTCTTTTGTAAAATGTACTAACTCTAAAGCAAGAAAGCCTGCCTTCTGTATTATGCCCTCTTCTTATGCCCTCCCAATTTTCATGAAACAAGGGTGTAgtatgggccaaggaagaacccattcaaATTTGGAGCAGACTCTAATCACAGGGcaaatacacaaattatttacatttgtgttaacattgcgagatagggcatttgtgctgcattcatgtggtgacGGAACAATCAGAAAAATGTGTTCCCTACTGTGGCCGGTTAGCACAATTGGTAGAGCGGGCGGCCATGTGCAGAGGTttgttcctcgacgcagaaggtccagggttcgaatccgacctgtgacagttttcctgcatgtcttccccctttcctctctaataaaggcagaaatgccccaaaataaaaaaatagttccatactgggaaaattcacactgcattaacattgtgaaatcGGGCAtcccttggcggaggtctgtactctctgagtgcccttctagttatgatatgacattttgatgtaaaGCACATTGTGTTTAATGTGTCATTATGTATGAAATGTGCTTTATTAATAAACTTGACTTAAATGCACCACTTGATTGTGCCATTTTCCACGAGCAAGAGAATATTACTGGCCATAATTCATCACTTAAACTGTAAAAAGTatatcctctctgtattgtAATGGATATACATGAGAGATACATGTCTCATTAGCAGTAGTTACTTTACATATTGATCACAGTCATGTTCTTTGTTGATTTCAAAATGTACCAGTAGGCCTGCTTGAGTCTGATTTTAGCAGCTGGTGAAAAAAAGATGTTCACAGTCCCTAGACAAATTCAAGAACAGATGTCTGTGCATGTAGCTAGCGTCATCAAAGTAACTACACGTTGGTTTATCTAATACAGTGAGGTCTTTCATTTAAGACACATTAAGCTGACTTTGGGCATAAAGGGCTTAAAGCATTCCACTGAACACAAcaagttttgtttatttgtcacAGCCTTTGAACAGTATTGTATATTGTCTTCTGTGGCTcggaaaaacacttttttttgacgtttttgacgccttttttcacagtttgtttttgctttttccaacgttttaaatttttaaatttttcttctacactttttcagcgcttatttctacgtcccatattttctgatataaaacaaacatttaaaatgggtcaatgtgacccaaagtcaacacaagggttaagagcCGGTTCTGTTCACCCTATCCAAGCATACTAGAGTATGCTCACATTTCATTCAAATACAATCTATGGATAAATGGACTTAATGCTGCCCTGAATACGGCTTTACATTTAATTGCATTTGCCACAGTTTGCTGAAATGTCTGAATCATGATACAATGATGATACAAGTTTGCTTCCatgattattatatattttccagttaatttatttatttagcctcttgattgattgattttatttgaccaaatataaaatatgaaacagtactctgtgtcatacattaaaatacataaatagtcagggatgacacaataaagcccaaagacttatttccattgtgttcCCTATCTTAATGAAGCATATAAGGAtttgcagaaacagaaaaacCTACCAAGATATAACAgatatataataagtaattttctccattttacatttcatcaaCAAGTATAAGCAAACTGTGCTTAATAATGGGACAGTCAAAATCCCTTTTGCAATCCGTGGATGCTTATCCATATTAGGAGTTAGTTGCTGCTCCTCCAGGAGAATGGCAGGGCACCACATCACCCTGCGGCCAAAAGAAAGATTTCTTCTTCTGTAGTTTGGCCAACAGGTGGCAGCTGACACACCGAAATTACTCCATGAGATTGTATTTTGGGTTATTGTAACACTTATACTTTGCTCCCATGGCACAAAAATTAGCAACGGTCAGTCAGCAGCACAATCAATCTCTGTCTtttatgtctctgtctctgtgaatATTACAGCAATGTTTTGCTATGCTATACTGGAAATATAAGTGTAGTGGCAATctgtccacaaaaaaaaaattatacaacGATGGAGGACCTCAAAAAATGAGGTCCTCCATCGTTGTATAATTAATTCTTTATTGtataaatgtctttaaaaacacatacaaaagacaaaagacaaaagattaaaaacgAACAGACGAGATCTAAAAACCATCACTATCACAGAGCTGAGGTTGAAAAACTGTGTAGCTTCCTAGACTCGATTCCATTACTGGCTCACCTGTGATTCCCTTACTACCCTGGCTGAttagcacatacacacaggtgcGAAGGTGACGTAACCTAACGAACAAACCATTCACACAAACctaccacccacacacactaacatgcacacacatccaAATTGGCCACAACACACCGGCCCCTAATTGTTACTGTATAATAACACAACAATTCACCAAATTAATAATGGAGCCAATGACAAATCATTCAAATAATGTTTGATAATAATTCATAATGTTCATAGTGCAAGTGTGCATTTTCGGTCAATAATGTTCATGTCGAGTAAATGTCCATGGAGTAGGTAACCTCAAGGTTGagatttcagcattacaaaagTCTTAATCAGCCTCCAGCAGAAGACAGATCTTTGTGATCGGTCTCTCAAGTATGTTACATTTAGTCAGGACTTTGACAGACTGGACCAGTCCCTGTGTGTCTGGAAAGGTCTGCAACACCTTTCCTAACAGCCAGGAACCACGAGGGACAGTAGAGTCCGCCACAAGAACAATGTCCCCTGCAACAAAGCTCCTCTTGTCCTTTGACCACCGTTGCCGTTCCTGTAGGAGTGGTATGTACTCCCGAACCCATCTGTGCCAGAAAAGATCAGCAAGAAACTGAACTTGCCTCCATCGCCGTCTGGTGTACTTGTGTCAAAAAGTCCTGGTGGTAGAGCAGGTCTTCTAGCCACCTGACCCACTGCAGCTGGTAGTGTTGAGGAATAAGGTCATCCCAACTAGCTCAACCTACAGAGGTTTTGCAGCATCAACTTGGCAGGTAAGGTAAAAGGTGCCAGAAATCCAATGGGGTCGTATACTGAGCTCACAACAGACAAGATGCCTCTTCTTGTAAATGGTCTTTCCTGGACTGCCATCTTGAATCTGAAGGTGTCAGTTTCTGCACACCATTGCAGTCCCAAATTCTCTCCACAGAGAGATTGTCTCTGTCGAAATCCAGTCCTTTGATTTCTTTGGCTCTTTTCTCTACATCAATGGACTCCAACACTGATCTGCTGTTGCTGACTCATTTCAATAACTGAAACCCTCCCAACTGGCATACAGCTGTCAGGTCTCCCACCAAGGCCATGGCTTCTGCCTCTGAAGGCATGGACTTCAAGCAGTCATCTACATAAAAGTTCTGCTTGATGGTGTTGATCACATGTGCTGGGAATTCTTCGCTGTTGTCGTCAGCAGTCTTTCTTAGGGCAAAACTGTCACAACTGGTCGATGATATTGCACCAAACAAATGAACAGTCATTCTGTATTCAGTGAGATGTTGTGTCAGTTCACCATTTGGCCACCAGAGGAAACGAAGAAAATCTGCATCCTGCTTTGCAACTTTGACTTGGTGATACATTGCCTGTATATCCGCCATCACTGCTATAGGTTCTTGACGAAACCTTATGAGAACTCCAAGCAAAGATGTACCAGACCTTTCCTTGTCTATGACGTCACCAAGGAAATGAACATATTCCTCCTTAAATGTTGCATTTTTCTCAAATTTCCTTTTTAGGCAGAGGATTCTTTGCTCAACAACATTGGGCATGACAACATTATCCTCTCTGAAAGGTAATCTCAAGCAGTAATGTCCACTGTTGAGTTCAGCTGAACTGTTCATGATTGCCATAAAATTGAGATCTTTTCTGGACATTTCTAGCTTGTCATCTGATGATTTCTCATTGAAGTCATGGTTATATTGCTTCACCAGTAGTTCCTCTATGTGAGCAATGGTTATTCTGTTGGCTGTGATAGTGGGACAGCTAATCTCAGTCTCATTGCCTCCTCTCACTGGTCCATTGATAACCCAGCCGAGTATGGTTCTGACAGCATAAGGGCCTTCGTTGTTGCTGTGTACCACTTGCCATGGTTCCATTACCTTTGGAACATTGGTCCCAATTAACAGCTCCACATCAGCATCAATAACAGGAATTTCCACAGAGCTTAAGTGTGGCCAAGCACTTAACTCTTCCTGTCGTGGAATGTTGTCACTAGTCACAGGCATCTTACACTGGGTGTAGACTGTGGCATGTGTTGACAGCTCTTAACCAGCTCCCTTGGTTGTCCTTTGGTGTACTGCTCCAAAACGTATAAACAGTCTATGCTGCTAGCAGCCTTTCCTTCCACTCCATGCTCAAATGCTCTGATAAATGTGCTGTACTCAAGAGGATCTCCATCAAAGCATGGTATATCCCTTGGAGGTAATGATAATGAAGAATGTTGTTGCACTAATAGAGCCgttatttcattttgttgttgcatGATGGAAAGAAGATTGCCTTGGTCCACATTAGTTTGCATCAGGTCAACACGTTGAATGGGTTCCTTTGTGTGATGTGTTGCATGATATGTTTCCTGAAATCTTTGAGGCATGCTTGGTTGGGGATTCAGAGCATGAGCTTTTGGTCCAACATGCTGTGAAAATGTTTCCTTGTGTCGTGCTCCCATTGATATGGCAGTTTTGTCGCCTCCTATTGGTGGAAGATTGAACTGATGATTGGCTGTGCCTCCATTAGCACTGCCGCATTGCTGCCTCCTGTTGGTGGATGATTGAATTGAGGCTTTGAACTTTGTGGAACAAATTCCATAGCAGAGAGTCTGAGAGAAGATTTGTGTTTAGAACTTCGCAGATACGAATTCATTCCATCTGAATGA
It encodes:
- the LOC144529853 gene encoding uncharacterized protein LOC144529853; the protein is MDTTMFQLRSFVHQRLYTAAEEILGEVEKTITLALYEAEVSQTKQEVGSLRHQLTIDLQKKSAAEPSLTISPVGRGDECDAPLLQENTGPSTPEESNFSLGADVPGPSQTSADPDNNNWNYCLVQTDFRILEIKEEQEELGDDSQTQEMVFPSPEIVKSEPETQLSYEMQPVSSDCSAPQSENNGSDEDLVPSKEEQTITMKRKGKMLHGQSGNVNEKAALPHDKSSAKSEKERSFCHFCGKGFQYVGSLMKHIKTHENNFDCTVCGMTCQSTEQLITHVKSHNKTHFCDACGKTFANIRSLRLHEKIHTGIKEFVCQECGKTFYRREHLIVHVRTHSGEKPYHCDICGKSFSQSQNLTIHKRSHSGERPYQCGLCGKLFNTSSHLKTHMRYHSGEKPYSCDICGKHFRQSGQMTRHRTTHTGERPYGCHVCGMRYRFAPNLKVHLQIHEKAASE